In Ruegeria sp. YS9, the genomic window ATATGGGACTGGCCCAGCTCGGCCAGTTGCGGAAACACGAACCACATCCAGTGGCTGGTTTTCTGCCCCTGTTCCAGTTCGCGCAGGACATCGGCCCAAACCGTGTCCTGCGCCTCGATGAACATATCGAGTTCGTCGTCGTTATCGTCTTCGTCGATCACTTGGACAAACGCTTGTCACGTGCGGCCAGCAGTTTCAGACGCAGCGCGTTCAGCTGGATGAAGCCTGCCGCGTCGGTCTGATCATAAGCACCTGCATCTTCTTCAAAAGTGACATGTGCCTCGGAATACAGCGAGTGATCTGACCAGCGGCCCACGGTCGAGGCCAGACCCTTGTACAGCTTCACCCGTACGGTGCCGGTGACATGTTCCTGGCTCTTGTCGATGGCGGCTTGCAGCATCTCACGTTCAGGTGAGTACCAGAAGCCGTTGTAGATCAGTTCCGCATATTGCGGCATCAACTGGTCCTTCAGGTGCATCGCGCCGCGGTCCATGGTGATGGATTCGATGCCGCGATGCGCCTCAAGCAGGATGGTGCCGCCGGGTGTCTCGTAGATACCGCGCGACTTCATGCCCACGAAACGGCCTTCCACAAGGTCCAGACGGCCGATGCCGTGCTTGCCGCCATATTCGTTCAGCTTGGTCAGGATGGTCGCGGGGCTCATCGCCTCGCCATTGATGCTGACCGCGTCGCCTTTTTCAAAGCCGATCTCGATGAATTCAGGCTGATCGGGCGCGTCCTCGGGGTGGACGGTGCGCTGATAGACATAGTCGGGCGCCATATCCGCAGGATCTTCCAGAACCTTTCCTTCGGACGAGGTGTGCAGCAGGTTGGCATCGACCGAGAAGGGCGCCTCGCCGCGCTTGTCCTTGGCGATCGGGATCTGGTTCTGTTCCGCAAATTCCAGCAACTTGGTGCGGCTGGTCAGGTCCCACTCGCGCCAGGGCGCGATCACTTTGATATCGGGGTTCAGCGCATAGGCCGCCAGTTCGAACCGCACCTGATCGTTGCCTTTGCCGGTCGCACCGTGGGCGACCGCATCGGCACCCGTCGCTTCGGCGATCTCAACCAGACGCTTCGAGATTAGCGGCCGCGCGATGGACGTGCCCAGCAGGTACAGCCCCTCGTACTGCGCATTGGCGCGGAACATCGGGAAGACGAAGTCGCGGACAAATTCTTCGCGGATATCCTCGATATAGATGTTCTCGGGCTTGATGCCCAGCAGCTCGGCCTTTTTGCGAGCAGGCTCCAGCTCCTCACCCTGACCCAGATCGGCGGTGAAGGTCACGACCTCACAGCCATATTCGGTCTGCAACCATTTCAGGATGATCGAGGTATCAAGGCCACCGGAATAGGCCAGAACAACTTTCTTGGGCGCGGACATCTGACTTCCCTTTATTCGTAGAACGATTGGCCCCTAGCGGGTTTTGCACGCGGGGGCAAGTTGTGAGGATTGACGCAGTGCCTGAATTGGGGTGAAACGGATGCAGAGAATAACAAGCATTGGTTGAAGGGGCGGTTTCAAATGTTGGGATGGCAAATATTCGTGCATTCGGTGCGGATGGTATTTGGAAACATCAAGCAGGTGCTACAGATTACGGTTGGCCCTGCCCTGATTGCGACGATCATCATCGTGGGCGTGTTCATGGCGCTTGGTATTCCGCTTGAGGCGCTGGATGAAAGCGCAGTTGATCTGCCACCGGGTGTAACCGCAGGTTCAGCCTTTGTTTTTGTGGTCGTTTTGCTGGCGGTAATGTTCGTCACCATGTTCTGGATTGCGGTGTCATGGCACCGCTTTATCCTGATGGAAGAGTACCCCACGGGAATACTGCCGACCTTCCGTTTCGACAGGATTCTTGCCTATTTCGGTCGTTTTCTGATGTTGGGGATTTTGATGGTGATCGCGTATGTCCCCATGGGTCTGGTCGCTGCTGCACTAGGCGAAGGTCTTGCAGGGCTTTCGATCATTCTGATGATTGCATACTCCGTTTTTCTGGTCGTATGCTTCTATCGCCTGTCAATTATTCTGCCCGCGGCGGCGATAGGAAATCCCATATCGCTCGGTGAGGCTTGGAACAACACATCCGGGGTCAGCGGTGCAATCTTGTTGCTGCTCCTCGTTGCATTCCTGTTCCAGGTGTTGGTGCAGCTGGCTTTCGCCGCCTTGGCAATAATACCGGTGCTGGGCGTTTTGCTGACAGTGTTCTTCGGCACGCTCATCCTTCCGATGATCAACGTCAGTATCTTTACTACAATGTACGGCGTCTTCATCGAAAAGCGCGAACTGTCATAAGCGGCGTACACATATGTATTCCTTGCCCTTATCGCGACGATGGGGCAGGGAAACGGGCATGACTGATTTCATGACCCGCGCCCGCGCCGCCGAACAGGCGATGCGCTCTGTGTTTCCGGCGACGCCATTGCAGCGGAATGCCCATCTGTCTGACCGCTACGGCGCCGATATCTGGCTCAAGCGCGAGGACCTCAGCCCGGTGCGGTCTTACAAGATCCGTGGTGCGTTCAATGCCATGCGCAAGCAGCAGGGGCAGGACCTGTTCGTCTGTGCCAGTGCTGGCAACCACGCGCAGGGCGTGGCGTTCATGTGCAAGCATCTGGACGTGCGCGGCGTGATCTTCATGCCGGTGACGACGCCGCAGCAAAAAATTCAAAAGACCCGCATTTTCGGCGGCGACAATATCGAGATCCACCTGACTGGCGACTATTTCGACGATACTCTGGCCGCCGCGCAAGCATGGTGCGCGCAGCAGGGCGGGTATTTCCTGTCACCCTTCGATGACGCTGATGTCATTGAAGGCCAGGCTTCATTGGCGGTCGAGATCGAAGAGCAAATGGGCGGTGTGCCGGATCACGTCGTTTTGCCGGTTGGCGGCGGCGGCATGTCCTCGGGCGTGGCGACATGGTTCGGGGATCGCAGCCATTGTCTGTTTGTCGAACCGGCCGGAGGTGCCTGTCTGCGCGCTGCACTGGCTGCGGGGCATCCTGTGTCGCTGGATCATGTGGATACCTTCGTCGATGGCGCTGCGGTTGGACGGATCGGTGAGAAACCGTTTGAATTACTGAAGTCTCGCCACCTGTCGGATGTTCTGGTTCTGTCCGAAGACCGCATCTGCACAACTATGATTGAGATGCTGAATGTCGAAGGCATCGTTCTGGAACCCGCGGGCGCGCTGGCGATCGAAGCGGTGGGCGATATTCAAAGCTTTGTGCGGGGCAAGACCGTGGTCTGCGTGACATCCGGTGGCAATTTCGATTTCGAACGCCTGCCCGAGGTCAAAGAACGCGCCCAACGCTATTCCGGAGTGAAGAAGTATTTCATCCTGCGCCTGCCGCAGCGCCCCGGCGCGTTGAAAGAGTTTCTGGGTATTCTCG contains:
- a CDS encoding argininosuccinate synthase, with amino-acid sequence MSAPKKVVLAYSGGLDTSIILKWLQTEYGCEVVTFTADLGQGEELEPARKKAELLGIKPENIYIEDIREEFVRDFVFPMFRANAQYEGLYLLGTSIARPLISKRLVEIAEATGADAVAHGATGKGNDQVRFELAAYALNPDIKVIAPWREWDLTSRTKLLEFAEQNQIPIAKDKRGEAPFSVDANLLHTSSEGKVLEDPADMAPDYVYQRTVHPEDAPDQPEFIEIGFEKGDAVSINGEAMSPATILTKLNEYGGKHGIGRLDLVEGRFVGMKSRGIYETPGGTILLEAHRGIESITMDRGAMHLKDQLMPQYAELIYNGFWYSPEREMLQAAIDKSQEHVTGTVRVKLYKGLASTVGRWSDHSLYSEAHVTFEEDAGAYDQTDAAGFIQLNALRLKLLAARDKRLSK
- the ilvA gene encoding threonine ammonia-lyase IlvA, with translation MTDFMTRARAAEQAMRSVFPATPLQRNAHLSDRYGADIWLKREDLSPVRSYKIRGAFNAMRKQQGQDLFVCASAGNHAQGVAFMCKHLDVRGVIFMPVTTPQQKIQKTRIFGGDNIEIHLTGDYFDDTLAAAQAWCAQQGGYFLSPFDDADVIEGQASLAVEIEEQMGGVPDHVVLPVGGGGMSSGVATWFGDRSHCLFVEPAGGACLRAALAAGHPVSLDHVDTFVDGAAVGRIGEKPFELLKSRHLSDVLVLSEDRICTTMIEMLNVEGIVLEPAGALAIEAVGDIQSFVRGKTVVCVTSGGNFDFERLPEVKERAQRYSGVKKYFILRLPQRPGALKEFLGILGPEDDIARFEYMKKSARNFGSVLIGIETRKPENFMRLFAHLDEAGFTYTDITEDETLAQFVI